A stretch of DNA from Allomeiothermus silvanus DSM 9946:
TTTTCTAAAGCGCCCCGGTAGTTCTCGAGCGAGAATTCTCGCGGGATCAAACGGGGTGGGTACTCGAACACGTCACCCGGTGGCTTGAGCGAGGCCGATAGCAACACCAGCACCGGCAGCAGCACCAGCACCGCGAGCAGCGTGAGTCCGGCGTAGGAGAGAATCCACTCGCCCCAGGGGCGGCGTTTACGGGTTTGCGGGAAAGGTTGGCTTGGGTGCATGCTCCCTCCCTACTGGTAATGCACCCGCCGCTCGAGGCGGTTTTGTAATACGGTGAAGCCCAAGATCAGGATGAATAGCAACACTGCCTGGGCGGTGGCGTAGCCGAAGCGGAAGTTGATAAAGCCCTCGGTGTAGATGCGGTATACGGCCACCTGGGTGGCGTTGGCCGGGCCGCCGCGGGTCAACAGATCAATAGGGCCGAAGGTGGTCATGGCATGGATCACTCCTACGATCGAGGCGAAAAACAAGGTGGGGGAGAGCAAGGGCAGGGTGATGCGGGCAAAGATGTTTGCTGGGGTGGCCCCATCTAGCCGCGCGGCTTCGATCAGGTCCTCGGGGATGCTCTGCAAGGCGGCCAGCAGCAGGATGGCGTTCAGCCCGAGTTGTTGCCAAGCCACTGCTAGGGCTACCGCGGCTAGAGCTACGTTGGGGTCTTGCAGCCAGGAGACCGGCGGCAGGTGGAACAGGCTGAGCGCGTAGTTGATGTACCCCACCACCGGGTGATACAGCCAGCGCCAAGCGATGGCGGCGGTGGCGGTCGGCACCGCTACCGGTAGGAATAAGAGTATCCGGTAGAAGCGGATTCCCGGTAACGTGCGGTGCAAGAGTACCGCGGCCAGTAGCCCCCCGCCGATCGAGAGCGGCACGGTCATAAGGGTGAAGAACAAGGTGGTGAGCAGGCTGCTGTGAAACTCGCGGTCGCGCAGCAGATCTTGATAGTTTTGCGACCCCACCCACACCGAGTTCCCCGAGAAGGGGGCTTCGCTATGCAGCGAGAGCCAGAACGCGCTGAGGGCTGGATAGACAGTAAAAGCAGTTATAAAGAGCAGGGCTGGGGCTAAGAACCACAAACCGCCAGGACTTACCCGACGGCTTTTGTGAGCCCCGCGGTGTGCGGAAGCGGTAGCATGGGCCATATTCGCGCTTAATATACAGCCCCTACCAGGGAGGGCTTAAGCACACCCGAAGGGTAGAGAAAACCTAGTAGACTATTTTGATGTCTGCCGTGTACCGTCCCCGCGGACTACGCCAACGCCTAGCGGCTGGGATACTCAACTTGTTGGGCTGGAAAGTCGTCCTCGAGCCTCCGCCCGGCCCCAAAGTGGTGATGGTGGGATACCCCCACACCTCTAACGTAGACTTCTTCTATGCCATCCTGTGGGCCTGGGCTACTGGCCGCAAGATGAGCTGGATCGGTAAACGGCAGCTTTTTGGCGGCCTCATGGGGCCAATCATGCGGCGGCTGGGTGGGATCCCCGTTGACCGCGACAAGACTAAGAACTTTGTCAAGCAAGTGGCAGAAATCTTCGCCCAACGCGAAGAGCTTTGGCTGGTCATCGCTGCCGAGGGTACGCGCAGCCGGGCCGATTACTGGCGCAGCGGGTTTTATTACATGGCCCTCGAGGCCAAGGTTCCCATCGCGCTCGCCTACCTGGACTACTCGAGAAAAGAAGCCGGGGTGGGCGGGTATTTTATGCCCAGCGGCGATATTACAAAAGACTTCGAGATCGTCCAGAAGTTTTATGCCGATAAAGTGGGGCATACCCCAAAAAACCAGGGCCCGGTGCAGTTGAAGCCGCCGAATAACCCTTAGGGCATGGGATGCTTGAGGGCCAGCTCGCGCACCCGCTCCTTGAGTTCGGGGCTAGGCCCCTGGGAGAGGGCCTCATCGATGAACTCGGCGACCAGGGACATCTCTGCTACGGTGAACTCGCGGGTGGTGAGGGCCGGAGTACCGATGCGGATACCCGAGGTTACCCAGGGCTTTTCCGGGTCGTAGGGCACGGTGCTTTTGGAAACGGTGATATTCACCTGATCGAGCAAATTGGAGGCCTTGTTGCCTTTGATTCCTTTGTTGCGCAAATCAAGGACGAAGAGGTGGTTGTCAGTGCCGCCCGAGACCACCCGGTAGCCCCGCTCCACGAAGGACTGGGCCATAGCCTTGGCGTTTTCGATGATGCGGGCGCAATAGTCTTTGAAGCTTGGTTGCATGGCTTCCCAGAAAGCCACCGCCTTCCCGGCGATGACGTGCTCGAGGGGGCCCCCCTGGAGTCCGGGGAAGATCATCTTGTCAATCTTGGCCCCTAGTTCTAGGTCGTTAGATAGGATCAGTCCCGAGCGCGGACCGCGCAGGGTTTTGTGGGTGGTGGAGGTCACCACGTGGGCGTAGGGCATGGGGTCGGGGTGGAGGCCGGTGGCTACCAGCCCGGCGATGTGGGCGATGTCGGCCATCAGGTAGGCCCCTACTTCATCGGCGATCTCGCGGAACTTGGCGAAGTCGATGAGGCGGCTATAGGCGCTGGCTCCGGCGATGATGAGCTTAGGCTTGTGCTCTAGGGCCAGCTTGCGTACCAGGTCGTAGTCGAGATATTCGCTCTCGCGATCCACAGGGTAGCCCACCACGCGGTAGTTCATCCCGGAGAAGTTCACCGGGCTTCCGTGGGTGAGGTGGCCACCTTGGTCAAGGGCCATGCCCAGCACGGTATCGCCCGGCTCGAGCAGCGCATAGTAGACCGCCAAGTTGGCTGAGGAGCCGGAGTGCGGCTGCACGTTGGCCCAAGCTGCCCCGAAAAGCTGCTTGGCCCGATCGATCGCCAACTGCTCGATCTCATCAATGAATTCGCAGCCGCCATAGTAACGTTTGCCCGGATAGCCCTCGGCATACTTGTTGGTAAGCACGCTGCCCAC
This window harbors:
- a CDS encoding carbohydrate ABC transporter permease, with the protein product MAHATASAHRGAHKSRRVSPGGLWFLAPALLFITAFTVYPALSAFWLSLHSEAPFSGNSVWVGSQNYQDLLRDREFHSSLLTTLFFTLMTVPLSIGGGLLAAVLLHRTLPGIRFYRILLFLPVAVPTATAAIAWRWLYHPVVGYINYALSLFHLPPVSWLQDPNVALAAVALAVAWQQLGLNAILLLAALQSIPEDLIEAARLDGATPANIFARITLPLLSPTLFFASIVGVIHAMTTFGPIDLLTRGGPANATQVAVYRIYTEGFINFRFGYATAQAVLLFILILGFTVLQNRLERRVHYQ
- a CDS encoding lysophospholipid acyltransferase family protein, whose product is MSAVYRPRGLRQRLAAGILNLLGWKVVLEPPPGPKVVMVGYPHTSNVDFFYAILWAWATGRKMSWIGKRQLFGGLMGPIMRRLGGIPVDRDKTKNFVKQVAEIFAQREELWLVIAAEGTRSRADYWRSGFYYMALEAKVPIALAYLDYSRKEAGVGGYFMPSGDITKDFEIVQKFYADKVGHTPKNQGPVQLKPPNNP
- the glyA gene encoding serine hydroxymethyltransferase codes for the protein MQTLPKSEPRDELVFSLIAKEEARQREGLELIASENFTSKAVREAVGSVLTNKYAEGYPGKRYYGGCEFIDEIEQLAIDRAKQLFGAAWANVQPHSGSSANLAVYYALLEPGDTVLGMALDQGGHLTHGSPVNFSGMNYRVVGYPVDRESEYLDYDLVRKLALEHKPKLIIAGASAYSRLIDFAKFREIADEVGAYLMADIAHIAGLVATGLHPDPMPYAHVVTSTTHKTLRGPRSGLILSNDLELGAKIDKMIFPGLQGGPLEHVIAGKAVAFWEAMQPSFKDYCARIIENAKAMAQSFVERGYRVVSGGTDNHLFVLDLRNKGIKGNKASNLLDQVNITVSKSTVPYDPEKPWVTSGIRIGTPALTTREFTVAEMSLVAEFIDEALSQGPSPELKERVRELALKHPMP